TTGTTGCTTTGTGTGTTGCGGATGTTTTTTTGTGCTCACCTGTTGTTTTGCCTGTGGACTTCGTTGTTGCAGCTGTCGCTTTGTGAGTCGAGGTTACCGGTGTTTTAGAAGTCGCTTTTGTTGCAGAAGCTGGTGCTGTTTTTGTTGTTGCTGCGGAAGTTGCAGCTACTTTTTTCACCGGTGTTGTCGTTGTAGGAGTTGCTGCGAATACGCTGCTTGCTCCGCCCAGTACGCTCACTGCTGTCAGTAATGCTGCTACACTCTTTGTCCATTTTTTCATTGGTAGGTCACCTCGTTAATAGATTTGTTTGCCATCGAAGTTGTTTTGCTTTCAGGTACGTTGTCGCTTGTACGTTTGGTTTGAAGCGGTGCGCCCTGTCGGCAAACTGTATTGTCAACTGCTGATGTAAGTTCATCTTAACAAGGGATTATGTGAGAACAATGGGAGAGATGTGTGAAAAGTGTATGAAATGAAATTACGATTGTACTGCCCGTTTACGAGTGAATAGCCAGAATAAGATCGTAATCGCCAGCGGGTACAGAATCGCCCAGCCGGTAAACGGAAAGACGATCAGTGTAAACAAAAACGAGATACCGCTAATCCAGCGTCCCACCTTCTCTTTCCATAACAAGCGTATACCCGCAGCACAACCAGCGAGATACGTTAGGATAAAAGCAGAGTTCGGCAATTGCAGCAGCAATTCCAATCGAAGTAAGCCAGTCGCATACAGCGATAGAATGATCACAAAACATATTCCTAAAAAGGTGATACCTACGGTCGGTGTGCGAAAACGTGGCGATAGATGGCTGAACGGACGGGCAGCATATCCGTTACGCGATAAGGCAAATGCGACTCGCGATGCAGCGCCAATATAAGCGACGGTGGTTGCTGTACAAATACAAGCGGCAGTTAAGCCTGACAACGCCGCACCCCAGATTCCCAGACGGCTACCAATCAAATGAACAAGCGAAGCATCCGCACCATTCAGATAGCTTTGTGTGCCAATCGTAACGATGGCAGTCAGCAAGTACAATATGCCAACGATGGAAGCAGCAATAATGACGCCGCGTACGGCTGCCTTTTGTGGGTCCTTGAATTCCTCGGATAAATGCGATACTGCTTCCCAGCCGATAAAGCACCAGAATAGCATCGCTGCCGATTGACCGACACTAAACCAGCCATGCGGCATAAACGGTGTAAAGTTGGATACCTTTATATCCGGTATAGCGACGACGATTGCAAGACCGAGTACGAGAATAATCGCACCGACGACAGCGACCTGAATTTTCCCGGCAAGCTGAAAGCCAATCCAATTGATTAATAAACTGAACAGCAGCAGCGCAGCGGCGATCGTAATGCGTACCGGCTCGCTCCAGCCAAGCGCTGCGGTCAAATAACCAGCACCCGTTAACGCAGCAACTGGCGCACCAATCGGCACGGACATAAGGAAAAACCAGCCGATCAATGCTCCTAGTCTTGGACCAAACGCAAGCGAGACAAAGTGCGATACCCCGCCCGCATTTGGATACCGTGCTGACAATAATCCCATCGATAACGCGAGCGGTAAAATCAGCAGCGCCATACATACCCAAGCGATAATGGCAGAGGGACCTGCCATCCGCGCGGTGATGCCGGGCGTAATTAGAATACCGGAGCCAACGACTGCACCGATATAAAGAGCCACCGCTTGTGGCATATTGATCGTTCTACCCAGATGACCGCTAGCCTTGTCATTGGATGTAGTAGAGGAGTGAGATGCAGTAGCTGCGTCTGAACCTGCAACCGCAGCAGTGCTTGCTGCCGATGCAGACACTCCTGCAGAGCGAGATGAAGTCGAACGGGAAGCCGAAGACGATGAGGATGCGGTTGAATGAGAACCAGTATTACGCGAAAGGGTCATAAGTTTCCCAACTTTCCTTGTTATTTGTTCCAGCGTAGCAGATAATAGAAGCATCGGTAAAACGGATATAACGAATGCTGTTCATCGGTATTTCCGATGGAAGAAAGAATAGAGAGTAAAACGAGGAGGATCAGAGATGGAATCACGTCATTTGTTTACGTTTCTAACGGTAGTGGAAACGGGAAGTTTTACAGCTGCGGCGCGTAAGCTGGATTATGCGCAATCCAGTGTTACCGCACAGATTCAGTCGTTGGAGCAGGAACTGGGTACGCCATTATTTGATCGGATTCATAAACGGATTTTGCTGACCGATGCAGGGCGGCGTTTGCAGCCGTATGCGCAGGAGATTTCACGTATGCACAATTTGGCACGCGAGGCGATTATTTCAGGCGATCAGATCGGTGGGGTGCTGCATATCGGTGCGCCAGAATCGCTGGCTGCATTCCGTCTACCGCCGATTATCAAGGAATTTCGGCAGCAATATCCGGCGGTACAGATCATTTTGAAGCCGGGTGCGTGTGAGGATTTGCATGAAATGCTGCGGCGGGGTGAGCTGGACATTGTGTTTTTGCTACAGCCACATATGGAGGATTACGAGTTAAAGGTAGACATGCTGGTGGAAGAGGAGATGACGCTAGTCGCACCACCGGATCATATTTTAACGGCATTACCGAAGGTTGAGCCGCATCATCTGCGGTATGAGACGATTCTATATACCGAAGCAGGCTGCAACTATCGACTTCTGTTTGAAAAGATGCTGAACCGACACGGCATTTTCCCAGATCCGAGTATTGAGTTTTGGAGTAATGAAGCGATTAAGCAGTGCGTAATGGCGGGGCTGGGGTTGTCATTTTTACCGCTTATTACCGTACAGCGTGAGCTGGAAGAAGGCAAAATGGTTGCATTGAACTGGGACGATACCGACCAGCGTGTCTGCACCCATATTAGTTATCATACGAAAAAGTGGCAGTCTCCCGCACAAAGCCGTTTCGTCCAAATGACTCATCAGCATGCCGAACGCTGGCGCCAATCGGCACAGCTTGCACATAGTCAGCTATAAGCGCTATGGCGATCATCTTCCTTGCTGGCAATCTGAGGGTTGGTTGAAAAATAGTTCATAATAACTCCAATAAGCGCATAGACTGCATAGCAAATCCGGCTGCACTAGACAGCCGGATTGTTCGCATATTCTCCCTACACCATTCTATCGATCCTCACAAGCTGGTATTCACTTCTTATCTTCCCTATGATTCTCCGGTCGTTGCAGTTCCGAACGCTCAAAATCGACTGCCGCCAATCCCAATCGAATCAGAATAATTAACATTACGCCCGTACCTACTACCAAATAGATCATCGTAAAATATTTTGCCAAATTCGAATGCGGGCTCAGATTCGTATCCACGCTAGTCGGAATGAGACTGACAAAGGAAAAATAAAAAGCATCCAGTATCGACCAGCCCTCTGTACTTCGATAAAATATCGTACCTGATAGCAGAATAAACAGCAGTGTTATAATGAGCGAGCGAAACAATGGTTCTTTTCCTACTTTCAACAATGCTTGGATCAACCGCTTTAATGTGAGTAAAAATGAGATCATCGTCAGTTTCCTTTCTATAGATAGATTGTTATTCAACTTCATTCTCTATGCTTATGTTCTTGCAGTTTATCGTACCGTAACATACATCTACAGCCCTCTCCTTATATTCATAACCACTTTCCGTATTGTTTTATTGTAAACGCTTCCAAAAATAACTAGAATGAGTGTGAAATCCATCGCGGATGATTTCGATAGCATATGAAGGAGGGGTATATCTTGAAAAAGGGGCATCTATTTTCTCGGCAACATTGGGCAGCAGGGCTAGCACTCTTACTGCTGCTCACCGGTTTGGGATTGGGCGGACAGCAAGCGCAGGCGGCAAGTGTTACGATTACGAACGGCACAGACTGGAAAGACACGGCGGGTAATCCGATTCAGGCGAATAGTGGCAATATTCTCAAGGTCGGTTCTACATACTACTGGTATGGCGAGCACGCCACCAACGGTACCTTTGATAAAGTAAATGTCTACACATCGACCGATCTCAAAAATTGGACCTTCGGTAACAGCATCCTCACTAAAAGCTCTGCTGCCGAATTAAACTCCAGCAAAATCGAACGTCCGAAGGTCATATATAACGCATCTACGAAAAAATATGTGTTATGGGCGCATTATGAAAATGGCAGTGACTATTCGCTCGCACGCGTAGCTGTCGCAACGAGCGATACACCAGATGGTAATTTCACCTATCAAGGCAGCTTCCGACCATTGGATTACGAATCTCGTGATATGACCGTCTTCGTTGATACCGACGGCAAAGCGTATCTGATTACCGCTTCTCGCCAAAATAATGGTGGTGCTAACAACTCAATGGCGATCTTCCAATTGAACGCTGCCTATACGAATGTCTCTTCTTTTGTCGGTTGGGTATTCGAGGGTGCTTATCGGGAAGCGCCTGCTGTTGTGAAAAAGGGGAGTACCTACTATCTGTTCACATCGCAAGCTTCGGGCTGGTATCCGAATCAGGGCGCTTATGCTACGTCTAGCTCAATGACTGGTACGTGGTCGGCATTGTCTCCATTTGGCGATCCGTCTGCGTATGCGACTCAGATTCATTCCATCGCTACCATTACGGGTAGTGCAGGCACCAGTTATATTTATATGGGCGATCGCTGGAATCCGCTCAATCTGAGCGATCACAAATTCATCTGGTTGCCGCTTACGCTCAACGATAGCGCACGTACCGCTACGCTGAATTGGTATAGCAGCTGGAATATCGATGCCGCCACGGGTAGCATCACAACGCCAGCGCTGACCAATCTTGCACAGGGCAAAACGGCAACTGCAATCTCATCTGCCAGCGCTAGCCCGGCATCCAATGCCAATGACGGCAATGCGCAAAGCTCATGGGCAGCGTCTTCCGCTACATGGCCAGCGTGGTGGCAGGTTGATCTCGGTTCTGCCAAAAAGGTGAGCGAGATCGATATTTCATGGTTTATGTACAAAGGCTCGGAAGGTTATTACAAATACAAAATCGAATACAGCACCGATGGCGTCAACTATACCACCATCGACCGTACGAGCAATACCACCTATGGCTTCACCACAGATGCAGTTTCGTTTACTGCTCGTTACGTGCGTATTAATATGGTAAACGCAGTGCTGCACAACAATCCGAACAACTGGTATACACCGACACTGCATGAAGTGCGAGTGTATGGAAATTAATTGATTTTTCTGTGCAGCCGAGTGCAGTACCGAGTAACAAAAGCAGACCAAATTCCGTTACGATTACGGGGTTTGGTCTTTGTTATATAGCCGTAAAAAATCAAAATGCTCAATTAGTAACTTTTTGTTGCCTTTTTACTAAAAGTAAGTTATATTCGTATTATCTTAATATCAAAGAATCGATGCAGTGATCATGGCGCCGTCATAGAGCAGCTGCATACAACGATAATTTGAGACCACATAGTCATGATTCGGCATACGCGTGAAACAAACTTTTATCCTACCTACATTGCACGCATTCGTCGGAGCATCGTTCTACCATTGCTAACTAAATCAATAATGGACAAGGGGATAATAACCATGAGTGAACTGACACAAATTATGAAACAAAGACGCTCCGCCAATAAATTTTTGCAGAATGTATCGATTGACCACCATGAATTGGATGAGATTTTTGAACTGGTGAAATACAGCCCGTCGGCTTACAATTTGCAACATGCACATTATGTTGTCGTACAGGATGAAGAGAATAAAAACAAGCTATATGAAGCAGCATACAAACAATATAAAGTACTGACTTCTTCAGCGGTAGTAATTGTGCTCGGTCATCTGGATGCCCATTTGAATGCACCACAAATCTATGAAGGGCTGCTGCATCTGGGTGTGCTGAATCAACAAGAATTTGATCAGACGGTATCTTCCATACAAGATGCTTACGAGCAACCTGGCGAACCGTTCAAACGCGATGAAGCGATCCGTAATGCCAGCCTGTCAGCAATGTCATTTATGCTGGCTGCCAAAGACAAAGGCTGGGATACTTGCCCTATGATCGGCTTCGATGCCGAGGCGGTTAAGGAAGCGCTGAATATTCCAGATCGTTATGTACCCGTTATGATGATTACACTAGGCAAAGAAGATACGAGTAGTCAGCGCGTCCGCGGCTATCGTAAACCGGTTGGCGAATTTGTAAGCTATGATCATTTTTGATAGTTGTAGGTTTGATTCTTTGATAAGAAGCTAATCGATCGATTCAACAAATAGAAGACCTGTACAGCAGCAAAGCATTGTATCCGTATCACGGAGAATGATTTGCCGCTGTACAGGTCTTTATTTTGGTATATCTCGAAGTGATTCTCCAAACAACGGTTTACAAATCGCTCAATATCATCTAAAATACGTTCACAATAAACTGACATTGACGGGCATACATGTTGGATACAAGTACGCCCCAAAGCTTTATGGCTTGAAAGGAGTAAAGCATGAATCAGATTCAACAATTGATCGATCAGTATGGTGTGATGATTCTCGATGGCGCAATGGCGACCGAGCTGGAAAAGGAAGGTGCCGATCTGAACGATGAGCTATGGTCGGCGCGTCTACTACTGGATAACCCGGATGCAATTGCGCGTGTGCATACGCGATATTTTGAAGCGGGAGCAGATTGCGCAATTACGGCGAGTTATCAGGCGACGGTGATGGGATTTATGGAACGCGGTCTGAGTGAGCATGAAGCGGTAGAGATGATGGACCGCTCTGTACGGCTTGCAGTAGGCGCGCGTGATGCGTTCTGGAATCGGTTTACCGCGCAGCAAGCGGAGTCTGTATCGATAGAAACTGCGACATCGTCCTCATTTCCTGCACGTCCGAAACCGCTGATTGCCGCATCTGTTGGTCCATACGGCGCCTATCTGGCAGATGGCTCCGAATATCGCGGCGATTATGGCAAAACCGAACAGGAGCTATTTGATTTTCATTATGATCGCATTCGTATTCTGATCGAAGCGGGCGCAGATGTGCTTGCGTGCGAGACAATTCCTTGTCTGGTGGAAGCGCAGGCGATTGTGCGTGTGCTGGAGCATTTTCCCGGTGTGTATGCTTGGATTAGCTTTAGTGGGAAAGATGGACATCATATCAGTAACGGCGAGTCTGTAGCAGAGTGTGCAGCATGGCTGGAGCCATACGAACAGGTAGCCGCAGTTGGCATCAATTGCACAGCGCTGGGGTATATTCCAGCCTTGATTGGTCAGATCAAGCAGCACACGTCCAAGCCTATCATCGTCTATCCGAATTCGGGTGAACAATACGATCCGATAACCAAAACATGGCATGGTCAGGCATGTGATCATGTCTACGGACAGGATGCTATGCAATGGTACGAATTGGGCGCGCGGCTGATCGGCGGCTGCTGTCGTACTACGCCAGATGACATTGCAAGTATACAGGCTGCATTGCGGCCCGATGTGAACTGAAGAGAGGTAGGAGCATCATGTCATGGAAATCCACGCAAGCGAAGGAAGGTAAGGAACCAAGCAATACGGAACCACAGGAAGGACAGTTTCAACGCAAAATGAAAAGCCGACATCTGGTGATGCTATCGCTAGGTGGCGTGATCGGTACCGGGCTGTTTCTCAGCTCCGGCTATACAATCAATCAGGCAGGTCCATTAGGAACGATTATCGCTTATCTCGTTGGTGCACTGGTCGTTTATCTGGTCATGCTCAGTCTGGGCGAATTATCCGTGCATCTGCCGGTGACAGGAGCATTTCATACGTATGCAGCGCGGTTTATCGGACCGGGCACAGGGTATATGATCGCTTGGATGTACTGGCTGACGTGGGCGGTAGCGCTCGGATCGGAGTTTACAGCAGCCGGATTGCTGATGCAGCGCTGGTTTCCAGACAGTTCAGTCTGGTTATGGAGCGGGATATTTGCAGTGTTGGTCTTTTTGCTGAATGCCTTTTCTGTGCGGTCCTTTGCTGAAGCGGAATTTTGGTTTTCGGGGATTAAGGTAGCAGTGATTCTCGTCTTTATTGTACTGGGCGGTGCGGCAGTATTCGGACTGCTGCCAATGAAGGAGTCGGGCGGTGCGCCACTGCTGTCCAATTTTACAAGTGATGGTGGATTGTTCCCGAATGGTATCTTCCCGATCTTTATGGCGATGCTGTCAGTGAACTTTGCCTTTTCTGGTACAGAGCTGATCGGGATTGCGGCGGGGGAGAGTGTAGACCCGGAGAAACATATTCCACGCGCGATCAAAGCGACTGTTGGTCGGCTGATTATCTTTTTCGTTGGGACGATCTTCGTATTGTCCGCGCTGATTCCGTGGCGGCAGGCAGGCGTGATCGAAAGCCCGTTTGTGATGGTATTTGATCGAATCGGCATTCCGTATGCAGCGG
The DNA window shown above is from Paenibacillus sp. JQZ6Y-1 and carries:
- a CDS encoding APC family permease; translation: MPQAVALYIGAVVGSGILITPGITARMAGPSAIIAWVCMALLILPLALSMGLLSARYPNAGGVSHFVSLAFGPRLGALIGWFFLMSVPIGAPVAALTGAGYLTAALGWSEPVRITIAAALLLFSLLINWIGFQLAGKIQVAVVGAIILVLGLAIVVAIPDIKVSNFTPFMPHGWFSVGQSAAMLFWCFIGWEAVSHLSEEFKDPQKAAVRGVIIAASIVGILYLLTAIVTIGTQSYLNGADASLVHLIGSRLGIWGAALSGLTAACICTATTVAYIGAASRVAFALSRNGYAARPFSHLSPRFRTPTVGITFLGICFVIILSLYATGLLRLELLLQLPNSAFILTYLAGCAAGIRLLWKEKVGRWISGISFLFTLIVFPFTGWAILYPLAITILFWLFTRKRAVQS
- a CDS encoding LysR family transcriptional regulator; translated protein: MESRHLFTFLTVVETGSFTAAARKLDYAQSSVTAQIQSLEQELGTPLFDRIHKRILLTDAGRRLQPYAQEISRMHNLAREAIISGDQIGGVLHIGAPESLAAFRLPPIIKEFRQQYPAVQIILKPGACEDLHEMLRRGELDIVFLLQPHMEDYELKVDMLVEEEMTLVAPPDHILTALPKVEPHHLRYETILYTEAGCNYRLLFEKMLNRHGIFPDPSIEFWSNEAIKQCVMAGLGLSFLPLITVQRELEEGKMVALNWDDTDQRVCTHISYHTKKWQSPAQSRFVQMTHQHAERWRQSAQLAHSQL
- a CDS encoding potassium channel family protein, which translates into the protein MISFLLTLKRLIQALLKVGKEPLFRSLIITLLFILLSGTIFYRSTEGWSILDAFYFSFVSLIPTSVDTNLSPHSNLAKYFTMIYLVVGTGVMLIILIRLGLAAVDFERSELQRPENHREDKK
- a CDS encoding family 43 glycosylhydrolase, with protein sequence MLLTGLGLGGQQAQAASVTITNGTDWKDTAGNPIQANSGNILKVGSTYYWYGEHATNGTFDKVNVYTSTDLKNWTFGNSILTKSSAAELNSSKIERPKVIYNASTKKYVLWAHYENGSDYSLARVAVATSDTPDGNFTYQGSFRPLDYESRDMTVFVDTDGKAYLITASRQNNGGANNSMAIFQLNAAYTNVSSFVGWVFEGAYREAPAVVKKGSTYYLFTSQASGWYPNQGAYATSSSMTGTWSALSPFGDPSAYATQIHSIATITGSAGTSYIYMGDRWNPLNLSDHKFIWLPLTLNDSARTATLNWYSSWNIDAATGSITTPALTNLAQGKTATAISSASASPASNANDGNAQSSWAASSATWPAWWQVDLGSAKKVSEIDISWFMYKGSEGYYKYKIEYSTDGVNYTTIDRTSNTTYGFTTDAVSFTARYVRINMVNAVLHNNPNNWYTPTLHEVRVYGN
- a CDS encoding nitroreductase family protein, yielding MSELTQIMKQRRSANKFLQNVSIDHHELDEIFELVKYSPSAYNLQHAHYVVVQDEENKNKLYEAAYKQYKVLTSSAVVIVLGHLDAHLNAPQIYEGLLHLGVLNQQEFDQTVSSIQDAYEQPGEPFKRDEAIRNASLSAMSFMLAAKDKGWDTCPMIGFDAEAVKEALNIPDRYVPVMMITLGKEDTSSQRVRGYRKPVGEFVSYDHF
- the mmuM gene encoding homocysteine S-methyltransferase, producing MNQIQQLIDQYGVMILDGAMATELEKEGADLNDELWSARLLLDNPDAIARVHTRYFEAGADCAITASYQATVMGFMERGLSEHEAVEMMDRSVRLAVGARDAFWNRFTAQQAESVSIETATSSSFPARPKPLIAASVGPYGAYLADGSEYRGDYGKTEQELFDFHYDRIRILIEAGADVLACETIPCLVEAQAIVRVLEHFPGVYAWISFSGKDGHHISNGESVAECAAWLEPYEQVAAVGINCTALGYIPALIGQIKQHTSKPIIVYPNSGEQYDPITKTWHGQACDHVYGQDAMQWYELGARLIGGCCRTTPDDIASIQAALRPDVN
- a CDS encoding amino acid permease, with translation MSWKSTQAKEGKEPSNTEPQEGQFQRKMKSRHLVMLSLGGVIGTGLFLSSGYTINQAGPLGTIIAYLVGALVVYLVMLSLGELSVHLPVTGAFHTYAARFIGPGTGYMIAWMYWLTWAVALGSEFTAAGLLMQRWFPDSSVWLWSGIFAVLVFLLNAFSVRSFAEAEFWFSGIKVAVILVFIVLGGAAVFGLLPMKESGGAPLLSNFTSDGGLFPNGIFPIFMAMLSVNFAFSGTELIGIAAGESVDPEKHIPRAIKATVGRLIIFFVGTIFVLSALIPWRQAGVIESPFVMVFDRIGIPYAADLMNFVIITALLSAANSGLYACSRMLWSLSSEQLLPPVFGRLTRAGIPLNAMIFSMIGGGLALLTSVIAPDTVYIFLVSVSGFAVVVVWMGISASHYMFRRQYVREGNRVEDLKYRAPLYPLVPIAAFVLCLASCIGIAFDPNQSLAFYCGLAFMVLCYIAYFVQTKLQKSKIGSHH